The Arachis ipaensis cultivar K30076 chromosome B10, Araip1.1, whole genome shotgun sequence DNA window TGTACTCGTACAAAAAAACATGTGTCTAATGATACGCTTTCCATATGTGTTTTGCAGCAGGAGGAGGCGGAGGCGGAGAATGAGCAGAAGGTTGTTCTTCGAAAGGCGGTGTCCGACGTCTCTCAAGAAATGGACAAGTACCTAGTAAAGTCGGAGCTAGAGACGATGAAGTTAGGTGCCATTGAAGAAGTGGAACAAGCTGAATGCGAGTGCTGTGGATTGAAGGAAGAGTGCACCAGAGTATACAAAAGGCAAGTTCAAGAACGGTATTGTGGGAAGTGGGTGTGTGGCCTTTGTGCTGAAGCTGTAAAAGAGAGAGTGTTATTAGCAGAGAGACCAAGAACAACTAGTTCAAAGGTGGTGGTGGCCATGGAAGATGCTTTGAACCAACATAAGGATTTTTGCAACCAGTATAACGCCACTACTAGGATTAATCCAAAGCTATCTTTAACTCTTTCTATGAGAGAAATAGCAAAGAGAAGTTTAGAGAAAAGGAAAAGTATGTCCAAACTTGGAAGGAGCTCTAGTTATCCCTAAGAAATTATACAAATAATTCTTAGTTAGATGCTTATTATTCCATCTTTGTTTCACCAAGTTCACTATTGGTGtgacaatgaaaaaaaaaaaaaagtatgatgCAGAGTATATATAAGAAATTTATCTTNNNNNNNNNNNNNNNNNNNNNNNNNNNNNNNNNNNNNNNNNNNNNNNNNNNNNNNNNNNNNNNNNNNNNNNNNNNNNNNNNNNNNNNNNNNNNNNNNNNNNNNNNNNNNNNNNNNNNNNNNNNNNNNNNNNNNNNNNNNNNNNNNNNNNNNNNNNNNNNNNNNNNNNNNNNNNNNNNNNNNNNNNNNNNNNNNNNNNNNNNNNNNNNNNNNNNNNNNNNNNNNNNNNNNCCATTTACTTGTATAAAACTATtagacatgattaaaataaattaaaaaaaagtgaaaaaaaaaattagcgatTCAGCTTATGTATGTGATTCACAAAACATATAAGCACTTGTCCAATTTACGGGATTGTGAATCAGGCCAACTCTGTCTATAAACTTGCAAGTTAACTACAAGAGATGGTAGGTAGCGGCGGTTGATATTTGGATCGCGGTGATTTTTTGGCTGCCGTTAAACATATAACAACAATAGCTGATTGACCGCTGAAATATATGGCGCTAGTAAATCTTTAGCGGCGATTTTATTTGATCGCCAGAATAACCAATATTAAACAGAATTTAGTGACAAAAATATTCTGCGGCAGTTAACGACTGCTGCTGTTTATTAAAACTGATTTGAGACCCTTTTCACGACGGTGAGAT harbors:
- the LOC110268048 gene encoding uncharacterized protein LOC110268048; the protein is MHEAHISDVKKEEEDTPTKSLSSLLLISFMQEEAEAENEQKVVLRKAVSDVSQEMDKYLVKSELETMKLGAIEEVEQAECECCGLKEECTRVYKRQVQERYCGKWVCGLCAEAVKERVLLAERPRTTSSKVVVAMEDALNQHKDFCNQYNATTRINPKLSLTLSMREIAKRSLEKRKSMSKLGRSSSYP